A stretch of Saccharothrix texasensis DNA encodes these proteins:
- a CDS encoding PAC2 family protein gives MTDPDEAAQTPFDPSKPLTNPIMVAAFEGWNDAGDAASTAIEHLQLTWDATPLVEIDPDDYYDFQVTRPTVRMVDGVTRRVEFPTTRLSVCRPPGSSTDVVLVHGIEPNMRWRKFAAELLGHIEDLGVTTVVTLGALLMDTPHTRPVPVTGTAYDEAAAAKYGLERSRYEGPTGIVGVFQDLCVQAGVPAMSFWAAVPHYVSQPPSPKATLALLHRVEEVLDVEVPLGALPEQAEEWERTVSEMADEDEDVRNYVRALEERGDAEIQITEASGDAIAAEFERYLRRRGRGPGRGPTGM, from the coding sequence GTGACCGATCCGGACGAGGCCGCCCAGACCCCCTTCGACCCCAGCAAACCGCTCACCAACCCGATCATGGTGGCGGCGTTCGAGGGGTGGAACGACGCTGGCGACGCCGCCAGCACGGCGATCGAACACCTGCAACTCACGTGGGACGCGACGCCGCTGGTGGAGATCGATCCGGACGACTACTACGACTTCCAGGTGACGCGACCCACGGTCCGCATGGTGGACGGCGTCACCCGACGGGTTGAATTCCCGACGACGCGCCTGTCCGTCTGCCGGCCGCCCGGGTCGTCCACCGACGTGGTGCTCGTGCACGGCATCGAGCCGAACATGCGGTGGCGGAAGTTCGCCGCCGAGCTGCTCGGCCACATCGAGGACCTCGGCGTGACCACCGTCGTCACGCTGGGTGCGCTGCTGATGGACACCCCGCACACCCGGCCGGTGCCCGTGACGGGCACGGCGTACGACGAGGCGGCGGCGGCGAAGTACGGGCTGGAGCGGTCCCGGTACGAGGGGCCGACCGGGATCGTCGGCGTGTTCCAGGACTTGTGCGTGCAGGCGGGCGTGCCCGCGATGTCGTTCTGGGCGGCCGTGCCGCACTACGTCTCCCAGCCGCCCTCGCCGAAGGCGACGCTCGCGCTGCTGCACCGGGTCGAGGAGGTGCTGGACGTCGAGGTGCCGCTCGGCGCGCTGCCCGAGCAGGCCGAGGAGTGGGAGCGCACGGTCAGCGAGATGGCCGACGAGGACGAGGACGTGCGCAACTACGTGCGGGCGTTGGAGGAGCGCGGGGACGCGGAGATCCAGATCACCGAGGCGAGCGGCGACGCGATCGCCGCCGAGTTCGAGCGGTACCTGCGGCGGCGTGGCCGGGGCCCCGGACGCGGGCCGACCGGGATGTGA
- a CDS encoding HAD family hydrolase — translation MTVEAVLWDMDGTLLDSEKLWDIPLHEFVEKLGGTLSLATRQAMVGSSVPRTMSMLFAEVGVEHPSEEEVADGAAWIMRRTEEVFRAGLPWRPGAREALRAVRDSGVPMALVTSTERQLTEVALDTIGRDLFDATVCGDEVERRNKPLPDPYLRAARLLGVDPTRCVAIEDSPTGVASAVAAGCTVLVVPCDVPVEQGERRVFRESLVGVDLTTLAPLLQR, via the coding sequence ATGACGGTCGAGGCTGTGCTGTGGGACATGGACGGCACGCTGCTGGACTCCGAGAAGCTGTGGGACATCCCGCTCCACGAGTTCGTCGAGAAGCTGGGCGGCACGTTGTCGCTCGCGACCAGGCAGGCGATGGTCGGGTCGAGCGTGCCCCGGACGATGTCGATGCTGTTCGCGGAAGTGGGCGTCGAGCACCCCTCCGAGGAGGAGGTCGCCGACGGCGCGGCCTGGATCATGCGGCGCACCGAGGAGGTGTTCCGCGCCGGCCTGCCGTGGCGGCCGGGCGCGCGCGAGGCGTTGCGCGCGGTCCGCGACTCGGGTGTGCCGATGGCCCTGGTGACGTCGACCGAGCGGCAGCTGACCGAGGTGGCGCTGGACACCATCGGGCGTGACCTGTTCGACGCCACGGTGTGCGGCGACGAGGTCGAGCGCCGCAACAAGCCGCTGCCCGACCCGTACCTGCGGGCCGCCCGGCTGCTCGGCGTCGACCCGACCCGGTGCGTCGCGATCGAGGACTCGCCCACCGGCGTCGCCTCCGCCGTGGCCGCCGGCTGCACCGTCCTGGTCGTGCCGTGCGACGTGCCGGTGGAGCAGGGCGAACGCCGCGTGTTCCGCGAGTCCCTGGTGGGCGTGGACCTCACGACGCTCGCCCCGCTGCTACAGCGCTGA
- a CDS encoding MFS transporter, translating to MKSAPVDKSRSRVRVAALYAGGFLGPFGGAMTASVLPEVGGDFGVPAGTAAATLTGYLVPFALLMLVSGTLGERWGARRTVRVAYAVYVLASALCAVSWSFPVLMGGRAVQGAANAFTTPLLLAAIAAVTPKARLGRALGVFASMQAAGQTSAPLLGGLAAEASWRWAFVGAAVVAAALAVVGLPADLPREGERPRLRSAWRARTLRLAAVGFVAWGCLGGVSFLVALRLGDTFGFGAGQRGLVLTGFGLVGIFTARLTGWAIDRFGARRWAVFGAAVGGVLLVGVGVLPSVVAVGALWAAAGAFSQAVIVGLNALALSSGDANRGGAVSVVQSLRFLGGAVAPVAFVPLYHLDPVSAFLVPAGLVLAVPPVLLLGRRPRR from the coding sequence GTGAAGTCGGCTCCTGTGGACAAGTCCCGGTCCCGGGTCCGGGTGGCGGCGTTGTACGCGGGTGGGTTCCTGGGGCCCTTCGGTGGCGCGATGACGGCGTCCGTGCTGCCCGAGGTGGGCGGGGACTTCGGTGTCCCGGCCGGCACGGCGGCGGCCACGCTGACCGGGTACCTGGTGCCGTTCGCGCTGCTCATGCTGGTCTCCGGCACGTTGGGTGAGCGGTGGGGCGCGCGGCGGACCGTTCGGGTCGCCTACGCCGTCTACGTCCTGGCGTCCGCGTTGTGCGCGGTGTCGTGGTCGTTCCCGGTGCTGATGGGCGGGCGGGCCGTGCAGGGGGCGGCGAACGCGTTCACCACTCCCCTGCTGCTGGCGGCGATCGCGGCGGTGACGCCGAAGGCCCGGTTGGGGCGGGCGCTGGGCGTGTTCGCGTCCATGCAGGCTGCCGGGCAGACGTCGGCGCCGCTGCTGGGCGGGCTGGCGGCCGAGGCGTCGTGGCGGTGGGCGTTCGTGGGCGCGGCGGTGGTGGCGGCCGCGTTGGCGGTGGTCGGGTTGCCCGCCGACCTGCCGCGCGAGGGCGAGCGGCCGAGGTTGCGCAGCGCGTGGCGGGCCCGGACGTTGCGGTTGGCCGCGGTCGGGTTCGTGGCCTGGGGGTGCCTGGGCGGGGTGTCGTTCCTGGTCGCCCTGCGGCTGGGTGACACGTTCGGGTTCGGCGCGGGGCAGCGCGGGCTGGTGCTGACCGGGTTCGGGCTGGTCGGGATCTTCACCGCGCGGCTGACCGGGTGGGCGATCGACCGGTTCGGCGCACGGCGGTGGGCGGTGTTCGGCGCGGCGGTCGGCGGGGTGCTGCTGGTCGGTGTGGGCGTGCTGCCGTCGGTGGTGGCGGTCGGGGCGCTGTGGGCGGCGGCGGGCGCGTTCAGCCAGGCGGTGATCGTCGGGCTGAACGCGCTGGCGCTGTCCTCGGGCGACGCGAACCGGGGCGGCGCGGTGTCGGTGGTGCAGTCGCTGCGGTTCCTGGGTGGCGCGGTGGCGCCGGTGGCGTTCGTGCCGCTGTACCACCTCGACCCGGTGAGCGCGTTCCTCGTGCCCGCCGGCCTGGTGCTGGCCGTGCCGCCCGTGCTGCTGCTCGGCCGCCGACCGCGGCGGTGA
- a CDS encoding GNAT family N-acetyltransferase — protein sequence MTDGLVLRTARPDDLDQIGALLADRGEPADAVDHRLVVEDPDTGWEACAVVVDGDKVVSTATLLDETLVLDGVRLPAGQVELVATHRDYEGRGLVRALMGWAHERSAARGQLVNVMIGVPYFYRLFGYTYAIPIRPTRPVTSRPDGGGHALREAGVPDIPAMARLQDAEQARAELRMPHSPALWRWLVARDGSTQWLVERDGVPVATGRTTPPEEGGRLGEVAAVDEAAAHALLALTGAAEVTERPGSVAGAALEPFLGPAAREANSYYVRIGDPVAVLERLRPVFGRRLAAAGFADREGEAVVSFYRSHVRLPFGAGEVGPVVQGGRMQAPGAAGGAGVAPDLLASLLFGPHGIEGLTERFPDVYPGPDAELMRALFPPVRGDLMTFYLV from the coding sequence ATGACCGATGGGCTGGTGCTGCGGACCGCGCGCCCGGACGACCTCGACCAGATCGGCGCGCTGCTGGCCGACCGGGGCGAGCCGGCGGACGCCGTCGACCACCGCCTGGTGGTGGAGGACCCGGACACGGGCTGGGAGGCGTGCGCGGTCGTCGTGGACGGCGACAAGGTCGTCTCGACCGCGACCCTGCTGGACGAGACGCTGGTGCTCGACGGGGTGCGGCTCCCGGCGGGCCAGGTCGAGCTGGTCGCCACGCACCGCGACTACGAGGGCCGCGGGCTGGTGCGCGCGCTGATGGGCTGGGCGCACGAGCGGTCCGCCGCGCGGGGTCAGCTGGTGAACGTGATGATCGGCGTCCCGTACTTCTACCGCCTGTTCGGCTACACCTACGCGATCCCGATCCGGCCCACCCGGCCGGTGACGAGCCGTCCCGACGGCGGCGGGCACGCGTTGCGCGAGGCGGGTGTCCCGGACATCCCGGCGATGGCCCGGCTCCAGGACGCCGAACAGGCGCGGGCCGAGCTGCGGATGCCGCACTCCCCCGCCTTGTGGCGGTGGTTGGTGGCGCGGGACGGCAGCACGCAGTGGCTGGTGGAGCGCGACGGCGTGCCGGTCGCCACGGGTCGCACCACCCCGCCGGAGGAAGGCGGTCGGCTGGGCGAGGTGGCGGCCGTGGACGAGGCGGCGGCGCACGCGCTGCTCGCGCTGACCGGGGCCGCCGAGGTGACCGAGCGGCCCGGGTCGGTGGCGGGTGCGGCGCTGGAGCCGTTCCTCGGGCCCGCGGCGAGGGAGGCGAACTCGTACTACGTGCGGATCGGCGACCCGGTCGCGGTGCTGGAGCGCCTGCGGCCGGTGTTCGGGCGGCGGTTGGCGGCGGCCGGGTTCGCCGATCGGGAAGGCGAGGCGGTCGTCTCGTTCTACCGGTCGCACGTGCGGCTGCCGTTCGGGGCGGGCGAGGTCGGCCCGGTGGTGCAGGGCGGGCGGATGCAGGCGCCGGGCGCGGCCGGTGGCGCGGGCGTGGCGCCGGACCTGCTGGCGTCGCTGCTGTTCGGGCCGCACGGGATCGAGGGCCTGACCGAGCGGTTCCCGGACGTGTACCCGGGCCCGGACGCCGAGCTGATGCGGGCCCTGTTCCCGCCGGTGCGCGGCGACCTGATGACGTTCTACCTGGTGTAG
- a CDS encoding (2Fe-2S)-binding protein: MSEFARVLATLRQIRGLSPFFALDVGRPDDTWHDGAALSHGTALPDTLDLISARYRTRERRVAGSLFFLGYTARLLSPVVAARAVGGAVPDIRPGNLWWRYTPEGLQVRLKDPVAGVGVAESLEPVVEAVHAATSVARGLLWGNAGSSAAGALRTISRSGVDCVALADELFADPPLQGTGEFIPFPGEIAFRRRSCCLYYRLDGGGTCGDCPLSPR; the protein is encoded by the coding sequence GTGTCCGAGTTCGCCCGTGTCCTGGCCACCCTGCGGCAGATCCGCGGCCTCAGCCCGTTCTTCGCCCTGGACGTCGGCCGGCCCGACGACACCTGGCACGACGGCGCGGCCCTGTCGCACGGCACCGCCCTGCCCGACACCCTCGACCTGATCTCCGCCCGCTACCGCACCCGGGAACGGCGGGTCGCCGGGTCGCTGTTCTTCCTCGGCTACACCGCGCGGCTGCTGAGCCCGGTCGTCGCGGCGCGCGCGGTCGGCGGGGCGGTGCCCGACATCCGACCCGGCAACCTGTGGTGGCGCTACACCCCGGAAGGGCTCCAGGTCCGGCTCAAGGACCCGGTCGCCGGCGTCGGCGTCGCCGAGTCGCTGGAGCCGGTGGTGGAGGCGGTGCACGCGGCCACGTCGGTGGCCCGCGGCCTGCTCTGGGGCAACGCCGGGTCGTCCGCGGCGGGCGCGCTGCGCACGATCAGCCGCAGCGGCGTCGACTGCGTCGCGTTGGCGGACGAGCTGTTCGCCGACCCGCCGCTCCAGGGCACCGGCGAGTTCATCCCGTTCCCCGGCGAGATCGCGTTCCGGCGGCGCAGCTGCTGCCTGTACTACCGGCTCGACGGCGGCGGCACGTGCGGGGACTGCCCGCTGTCGCCGCGCTGA
- a CDS encoding nucleotidyltransferase domain-containing protein yields MHPTDATFLDHLADRLAALPAVHAVTLGGSRAQGTHTPDSDWDLAVYYRGGFDPADLRAIGWQGEVSEVGAWGGGVFNGGAWLTVDGRRVDVHYRDLAVVEHELAEAERGRFHWEPLMFHLAGIPSYLVVGELALNRVLRGALPRPTYPEALRAAAPPVWRGKAALTLDYALSAHAPSGRLAEVAATLVTAALQTGHAVLAARGQWTTNEKRLLRDAGLRGVDAIVAGLRPEPEALTRSITRARELFRTAT; encoded by the coding sequence GTGCACCCGACCGACGCGACGTTCCTCGACCACCTCGCCGACCGGCTGGCGGCCCTGCCCGCCGTGCACGCGGTCACCCTCGGCGGGTCGCGCGCCCAAGGCACCCACACCCCGGACAGCGACTGGGACCTCGCCGTCTACTACCGGGGCGGCTTCGACCCCGCCGACCTGCGCGCGATCGGCTGGCAGGGCGAGGTCTCGGAGGTCGGCGCGTGGGGCGGCGGCGTGTTCAACGGCGGCGCCTGGCTCACCGTCGACGGCCGGCGCGTCGACGTCCACTACCGCGACCTCGCCGTGGTCGAGCACGAGCTCGCCGAGGCCGAACGGGGCCGCTTCCACTGGGAGCCGCTGATGTTCCACCTCGCCGGCATCCCGAGCTACCTGGTCGTCGGCGAACTCGCGCTCAACCGGGTGCTGCGCGGCGCCCTGCCCCGCCCGACCTACCCGGAGGCGCTGCGCGCGGCGGCGCCGCCGGTGTGGCGCGGGAAAGCGGCCCTGACCCTCGACTACGCCCTGTCCGCGCACGCGCCCAGCGGACGGCTGGCCGAAGTCGCGGCCACGCTGGTCACCGCCGCCCTGCAGACCGGGCACGCGGTCCTCGCGGCCCGCGGCCAGTGGACGACGAACGAGAAGCGGCTCCTGCGGGACGCGGGACTGCGCGGTGTCGACGCGATCGTGGCGGGACTGCGGCCGGAGCCCGAGGCGTTGACCCGGTCGATCACGCGGGCGCGGGAGCTGTTCCGGACCGCCACCTGA
- a CDS encoding LysE family transporter, with amino-acid sequence MDALGLGLALGLAASISPGPLLVLVVTSALRSGWRAGSLTACAPLLSDAVVVAVTLLLLDRLPGRALGVLGVVGAVFVVWTGVQTVRDARSASLTDRPPTPGDRASRQTPEPLASPATPADQASPAPPEDHASPPLEDHASQGSPPRGSLNSILPPGSDNSGSAEVAVLRRAVVVNLLSPHPWIAWATALGPLTVTTWRASAGAGVGLLVGFYLTLVGGKVVIALLVARGRRRLNDTGYRRALTAAGALLVLAGVAMGVEFATLWSS; translated from the coding sequence GTGGACGCACTGGGGTTGGGACTGGCCCTCGGCTTGGCCGCGAGCATCAGCCCCGGCCCGCTGTTGGTGCTGGTGGTGACGTCGGCGCTGAGGTCGGGCTGGAGGGCGGGCAGCCTGACCGCCTGCGCGCCACTGCTCTCGGACGCCGTCGTGGTCGCCGTGACCCTGCTCCTGCTGGACCGCCTGCCCGGACGCGCGCTGGGCGTGCTCGGCGTCGTCGGCGCGGTGTTCGTGGTGTGGACCGGCGTGCAGACCGTCCGGGACGCGCGATCCGCCTCCCTGACCGACCGCCCCCCGACTCCGGGGGACCGCGCGTCGCGGCAGACCCCGGAACCCCTGGCCTCACCGGCGACACCGGCAGACCAGGCTTCGCCGGCGCCGCCGGAAGACCACGCTTCACCGCCGCTGGAAGACCACGCTTCGCAGGGGTCGCCGCCCAGGGGATCCCTGAATTCGATTCTACCGCCGGGGTCCGACAATTCCGGCTCCGCGGAGGTCGCGGTCCTGCGGCGGGCGGTGGTGGTGAACCTGCTCAGCCCCCACCCGTGGATCGCGTGGGCGACGGCGCTCGGTCCCCTCACCGTCACCACCTGGCGCGCGTCGGCGGGCGCGGGGGTGGGGTTGCTGGTCGGGTTCTACCTCACCCTGGTCGGCGGCAAGGTGGTGATCGCGCTGCTCGTCGCCCGCGGCCGTCGCCGGCTGAACGACACCGGCTACCGGAGGGCCCTCACCGCCGCCGGCGCGCTGCTGGTGCTCGCGGGCGTGGCGATGGGCGTCGAGTTCGCCACCCTGTGGTCGAGCTGA
- a CDS encoding CbtA family protein has product MSTNTYKGLLLRGVGAGAVAGLLAGLVGVLVVEAPIRAALAVEQARPDAPDAGHGHGELFSRGTQVVGGVLAAVVVGLAVGALFATAYAGSRRWFTSKAPFVRAVALSAAAFGAAALLPAVKYPANPPAVGDPATVEYRTVLYLGLIAAGLLVAVGASHLASRLGHLGAPVRATAVASAVVAAVVVLLVAFPATPDAVPSDLPGGVLWEFRLASLAETATLWLGLGVVFGLLVDPATRRAKRVSAL; this is encoded by the coding sequence ATGTCGACGAACACGTACAAAGGCCTGCTGCTGCGCGGTGTCGGCGCGGGCGCGGTGGCCGGGTTGCTCGCGGGCCTGGTCGGCGTGCTGGTGGTCGAGGCGCCGATCCGGGCGGCGCTGGCCGTCGAGCAGGCGCGGCCCGACGCGCCCGACGCGGGTCACGGGCACGGCGAGCTGTTCAGCCGCGGCACGCAGGTGGTCGGCGGTGTGCTCGCCGCGGTGGTGGTGGGTCTGGCCGTCGGCGCGCTGTTCGCCACCGCCTACGCGGGGTCGCGGCGCTGGTTCACGTCGAAGGCACCGTTCGTCCGGGCGGTGGCGCTGTCGGCGGCGGCGTTCGGCGCGGCGGCGTTGCTGCCGGCGGTGAAGTACCCGGCGAACCCGCCCGCGGTGGGCGACCCGGCCACGGTGGAGTACCGCACGGTGCTCTACCTGGGGCTGATCGCGGCCGGGCTGCTGGTGGCGGTCGGCGCGAGCCACCTGGCCTCCCGGTTGGGCCACCTCGGCGCGCCGGTGCGGGCCACCGCCGTGGCGTCGGCCGTGGTGGCGGCGGTGGTGGTGCTGCTCGTCGCGTTCCCGGCGACGCCGGACGCGGTGCCGTCCGACCTGCCGGGCGGCGTGCTGTGGGAGTTCCGGCTCGCGTCGCTCGCCGAGACGGCCACGCTGTGGCTCGGTCTCGGCGTCGTGTTCGGCCTGCTCGTGGACCCGGCCACGCGGCGGGCGAAGCGGGTGTCAGCGCTGTAG
- a CDS encoding CbtB-domain containing protein, which translates to MTSPAHPLPTPIPKWAYAVALVALTVTWLVLQENGIALGHAAETVHEFFHDGRHALGVPCH; encoded by the coding sequence ATGACGAGCCCCGCGCACCCCCTTCCCACTCCCATCCCCAAGTGGGCCTACGCCGTCGCCCTGGTCGCGTTGACCGTGACCTGGCTGGTCCTTCAGGAGAACGGCATCGCGCTCGGCCACGCCGCCGAGACCGTGCACGAGTTCTTCCACGACGGGCGCCACGCGCTCGGCGTCCCGTGCCACTAG